From one Ictalurus punctatus breed USDA103 chromosome 20, Coco_2.0, whole genome shotgun sequence genomic stretch:
- the dnaaf11 gene encoding dynein axonemal assembly factor 11, which yields MVLISEGLIRRRAEHNNCEIFSLEEISLHQQDIERIEYIDKWCRDLKILYLQNNLISKIENVGRLKKLEYLNLALNNIELIENLEGCECLQKLDLTVNFVGRLSSVESLKQNMHLRELFLVGNPCNEFKGYRQYVLACLPQLQWLDGTAIGRAERIQALQNFDDLKKCVIEQEAEYVERREKQKRVGLAEISSINPQDLDHKHLQRNYSQITKENMNQDPNLECHRNQNSNSENEENFWEEPCAFTPESRLDAHRHLEEKRRAKERVREPKRKDKPPRTLITSEGRVLNVNEPKLDFTLSENEEKNCVLLDLHVYRHLDTSLLDVDVQTTYVRVTVKGKVFQLVLPAEVKPDSSTAQRSQTTGHLLITMLKVHGEVKVKKATHKLTSGSYLGNGTSETSKEKGRVISGCQRLEVDPSKSFAVQLANIVPKEIHTSHGPLQLSWPCRSQEKPVTKDFVDDPEVPPLM from the exons ATGGTGCTCA TTAGTGAGGGTCTCATCCGCCGTCGTGCTGAGCACAACAACTGTGAGATCTTTTCTCTGGAGGAGATTTCACTACATCAGCAGGACATTGAACGGATAGAGTACATTGACAAGTGGTGCCGAGACTTGAAAATCCTCTATTTGCAAAACAACCTAATTTCCAAGATAG AAAATGTTGGCAGACTGAAGAAGTTGGAGTATCTGAATCTGGCACTGAATAACATTGAACTGATTGAAAATTTGGAAG GTTGTGAATGTCTTCAGAAGCTTGACCTGACTGTGAACTTTGTTGGTCGATTGAGCAGCGTGGAGTCTCTGAAACAGAATATGCACCTCCGGGAGCTCTTTCTTGTGGGGAATCCCTGCAATGAGTTCAAGGGTTACCGGCAGTATGTGCTGGCCTGCTTGCCTCAACTTCAG TGGTTAGATGGCACAGCGATAGGGCGAGCAGAACGGATACAGGCACTGCAAAACTTTGATGACTTGAAGAAGTGTGTCATAGAACAAGAGGCTGAATATgtggaaaggagagagaaacagaagaggGTGGGGCTAGCAGAAATCTCAAGCATCAACCCACAGGATTTAGATCACAAGCATCTCCAGAGAAACTA cTCTCAGATAACCAAGGAGAACATGAACCAAGACCCAAATCTTGAGTGTCATCGAAATCAGAATTCAAACTCAGAGAATGAGGAGAATTTTTGGGAAGAGCCATGTGCCTTCACTCCAGAGTCAAGACTGGATGCACATCGTCATctagaagagaagaggagagcaaaagagagagtgag AGAACCAAAGAGGAAGGATAAACCTCCCAGAACTCTGATCACGTCTGAGGGAAGAGTGCTGAACGTGAATGAGCCAAA GTTGGACTTTACTCTaagtgaaaatgaagaaaagaacTGTGTGCTTCTGGATCTGCATGtatacag GCATTTAGACACCTCCTTGCTAGATGTGGATGTTCAGACTACATATGTGAGGGTGACTGTCAAAGGAAAG GTGTTCCAGTTGGTTTTGCCTGCTGAGGTTAAACCAGACAGCAGTACAGCACAAAGATCTCAAACTACTGGCCACCTGCTTATCACCATGCTCAAG GTGCATGGagaagtaaaagtaaaaaaagcaACTCATAAACTGACCAGTGGTAGCTACTTAGGAAATGGGACTTCAGAGACCTCAAAGGAAAAGGGCAG GGTGATTTCTGGTTGTCAGAGATTAGAAGTTGACCCCAGCAAAAGCTTTGCTGTACAATTGGCCAACATTGTCCCTAAAGAAATCCACACTTCTCATGGTCCCCTGCAGCTCTCCTGGCCTTGTCGATCCCAAGAGAAGCCTGTCACGAAAGACTTTGTCGATGACCCCGAAGTGCCCCCTCTCATGTGA